The Cucumis melo cultivar AY chromosome 6, USDA_Cmelo_AY_1.0, whole genome shotgun sequence genome includes a region encoding these proteins:
- the LOC103484029 gene encoding uncharacterized protein LOC103484029 — MGSDPSLLPEIGPDGLAREAPVIAYTEKIIEEGSLQLRKCIDENLSKIRDVERELANLTMEMKLTSGPKKAALELLRKKIEMSTERVRAAKLKEEQAKKVWEAASKVVQDEEATKQKLCEDLNHLVQESSNFQLTRLEELKRRMEALNSSRVSTSVSHDVKAMGGAQNSRVSDSSAVATTTETGAKTNENVPNQTTSDAAPVINGQNQKPPSETEGRGKKKNQFHGRGKGIGAVPKGRSSADSGWTGSGFDVDGRA; from the exons ATGGGTTCCGATCCCTCTCTTTTGCCTGAGATCGGCCCTGATGGACTTGCCAGGGAAGCTCCTGTAATTGCTTACACTGAGAAG ATAATCGAAGAAGGGAGTCTTCAATTGAGAAA ATGTATTGATGAAAATTTATCTAAAATTCGGGATGTTGAACGGGAATTGGCAAACCTTACAATGGAGATGAAACTCACATCTGGGCCTAAAAAAGCAG CTCTTGAACTTTTGCGGAAGAAAATAGAAATGTCAACTGAGAGAGTACGTGCAGCTAAGTTGAAGGAAGAACAAGCAAAGAAG GTTTGGGAAGCAGCATCAAAGGTAGTGCAAGACGAGGAAGCAACTAAGCAAAAATTGTGTGAAGACTTGAATCATCTG GTTCAAGAAAGCAGCAACTTTCAGTTGACAAGACTTGAAGAACTAAAAAGGCGCATGGAAGCTTTGAATTCAAGTCGAGTATCGACCTCTGTTTCTCAT GATGTCAAGGCAATGGGAGGTGCTCAGAATAGCAGAGTGTCAGATTCTTCTGCAGTTGCTACGACAACAGAAACTGGTgcaaaaacaaatgaaaatgtCCCTAATCAAACAACCAGTGATGCAGCTCCAGTGATAAATGGGCAAAATCAAAAGCCCCCTTCTGAGACAGaaggaagaggaaaaaagaaaaaccagtTTCATGGAAGAGGGAAGGGAATTGGAGCAGTGCCTAAAGGAAGAAGCTCTGCAGACTCTGGCTGGACTGGGTCTGGGTTTGATGTGGATGGTAGAGCATGA
- the LOC103484030 gene encoding uncharacterized protein LOC103484030 isoform X2, translating to MGKQRYWSGHGTKTTPSPSSIKRVFKNDLDNEASSSSSSSSSTSAGCMCAVFQLFDFHPLSHLSSQSSAPLNPQSDHHVPKGTEAPRNSLESEEELHVSDPLPSKTPKQKENQDALHFPGIVQIKTKSNGMNNNLSTGNDSPSTKTPTLVARLMGLDILPQSTSSPYSSITPKSAYYSKTTTKLKSGSRSLPETPRSSCERKSNVDNYHHRFSLQIPNNYDNKENNANPNPNPSSTTPTHYAKEMVKQMKESVSRRKEAALIDITNLNNNNTRRDQDMIINYQTKPKSQTRQRVVLEPKVEANKEAANLQKTMKVKKQKGVKTTTTTTTKMVVSKKGNKKEEAFVVSSRITKAAIDAPLKKTPLSNELLNFGSVPTTILINKHPPFSSSIKPTQIQPPCKRNQGTNQTSDKESKRYFQSPNHQQSLIQLPPKKDGNKPKPKHHIITTVAAAAANCNDNHEITAEVDYVRQILLRRSTTTSSSIFSSVFLENVNYKNAHNYKISIPHRKLLCHLVEELLKPYLELRPYRQGAWGGERWPEVAEKLCEKVRKMPRAKCEVLEDIDGIIEKDMDIVGIGYEEEKEEEGEGIVREIEEWIVEELLKETVRFVETEMAG from the exons ATGGGGAAGCAAAGGTATTGGAGTGGACATGGAACCAAAACAACGCCTTCACCTTCTTCCATTAAAAGAGTATTCAAAAATGATTTGGATAATgaagcttcttcttcttcttcctcttcttcttcaacttctGCTGGTTGTATGTGTGCTGTTTTTCAGCTCTTTGATTTTCATCCTTTAAGCCACCTCTCTTCTCAATCCTCTGCCCCTCTCAACCCACAATCCGACCACCATGTTCCTAAag GTACTGAAGCACCACGGAACAGTTTGGAATCGGAGGAAGAATTACATGTTTCTGATCCATTACCAAGTAAGACTCCaaagcaaaaagaaaatcaaGATGCTCTACATTTTCCA GGTATTGTTCAAATCAAAACCAAAAGTAATGGAATGAACAATAATTTGTCGACCGGGAATGACTCTCCAAGCACCAAGACACCAACTTTAGTAGCGAGATTAATGGGTTTGGATATTCTTCCACAATCCACCTCCAGTCCTTATTCTTCAATCACACCCAAAAGTGCTTATTATTCAAAAACGaccacaaaattaaaaagtggGTCTCGTTCTTTGCCAGAAACTCCAAGATCATCTTGTGAAAGGAAATCAAATGTGGATAATTATCACCACCGTTTCTCACTTCAAATCCCCAATAATTATGACAATAAAGAGAACAATGCAAATCCAAATCCAAATCCAAGTAGTACTACTCCAACCCATTACGCTAAAGAGATGGTAAAGCAAATGAAAGAAAGTGTGAGTAGAAGAAAAGAAGCTGCTCTCATCGATATCACCAATCttaataacaataatacaaGAAGAGATCAAGATATGATCATTAATTACCAAACCAAACCCAAAAGCCAAACAAGACAGAGAGTAGTGTTGGAGCCAAAAGTTGAAGCCAATAAAGAAGCTGCGAATTTGCAGAAGACGATGAAGGTGAAGAAGCAGAAGGGTGTGAAGACGACGACAACGACAACAACAAAGATGGTGGTGTCGAAGAAGGGTAATAAGAAAGAGGAAGCATTTGTGGTTTCATCAAGAATCACAAAAGCAGCCATTGATGCTCCTCTTAAGAAAACTCCATTGTCCAATGAACTTTTGAACTTCGGTTCTGTTCCCACTACCATTCTCATCAACAAACATCCTCCATTTTCCTCATCCATTAAACCAACTCAAATTCAg CCACCGTGCAAACGGAATCAAGGTACGAATCAGACAAGcgataaagaatcaaaacgCTACTTCCAATCACCTAACCACCAACAATCCCTCATCCAGTTACCACCCAAAAAAGACGGCAACAAACCCAAACCCAAACATCACATCATAACCAccgtcgccgccgccgccgccaatTGTAATGACAACCATGAGATCACGGCAGAGGTAGATTACGTCAGACAAATACTCCTCCGCCGTAGTACTACTACTTCGTCTTCAATATTCTCCTCCGTTTTCCTCGAAAACgtaaattacaaaaatgcccACAATTACAAAATTTCAATTCCCCATCGAAAATTACTGTGCCACTTGGTGGAAGAGTTATTGAAGCCATATCTCGAACTTCGGCCATACCGGCAGGGAGCGTGGGGAGGGGAGCGGTGGCCGGAGGTGGCGGAGAAATTGTGTGAGAAAGTGAGGAAAATGCCACGTGCGAAGTGTGAGGTGTTGGAGGACATAGATGGAATAATAGAAAAAGATATGGATATTGTGGGAATTGGATATGAGGaggagaaggaggaggagggtGAGGGGATAGTGAGAGAGATAGAGGAGTGGATCGTGGAGGAACTTTTGAAAGAAACGGTGCGTTTTGTTGAGACAGAGATGGCAGGATAA
- the LOC103484030 gene encoding uncharacterized protein LOC103484030 isoform X1: MGKQRYWSGHGTKTTPSPSSIKRVFKNDLDNEASSSSSSSSSTSAGCMCAVFQLFDFHPLSHLSSQSSAPLNPQSDHHVPKGTEAPRNSLESEEELHVSDPLPSKTPKQKENQDALHFPKGIVQIKTKSNGMNNNLSTGNDSPSTKTPTLVARLMGLDILPQSTSSPYSSITPKSAYYSKTTTKLKSGSRSLPETPRSSCERKSNVDNYHHRFSLQIPNNYDNKENNANPNPNPSSTTPTHYAKEMVKQMKESVSRRKEAALIDITNLNNNNTRRDQDMIINYQTKPKSQTRQRVVLEPKVEANKEAANLQKTMKVKKQKGVKTTTTTTTKMVVSKKGNKKEEAFVVSSRITKAAIDAPLKKTPLSNELLNFGSVPTTILINKHPPFSSSIKPTQIQPPCKRNQGTNQTSDKESKRYFQSPNHQQSLIQLPPKKDGNKPKPKHHIITTVAAAAANCNDNHEITAEVDYVRQILLRRSTTTSSSIFSSVFLENVNYKNAHNYKISIPHRKLLCHLVEELLKPYLELRPYRQGAWGGERWPEVAEKLCEKVRKMPRAKCEVLEDIDGIIEKDMDIVGIGYEEEKEEEGEGIVREIEEWIVEELLKETVRFVETEMAG; encoded by the exons ATGGGGAAGCAAAGGTATTGGAGTGGACATGGAACCAAAACAACGCCTTCACCTTCTTCCATTAAAAGAGTATTCAAAAATGATTTGGATAATgaagcttcttcttcttcttcctcttcttcttcaacttctGCTGGTTGTATGTGTGCTGTTTTTCAGCTCTTTGATTTTCATCCTTTAAGCCACCTCTCTTCTCAATCCTCTGCCCCTCTCAACCCACAATCCGACCACCATGTTCCTAAag GTACTGAAGCACCACGGAACAGTTTGGAATCGGAGGAAGAATTACATGTTTCTGATCCATTACCAAGTAAGACTCCaaagcaaaaagaaaatcaaGATGCTCTACATTTTCCA AAGGGTATTGTTCAAATCAAAACCAAAAGTAATGGAATGAACAATAATTTGTCGACCGGGAATGACTCTCCAAGCACCAAGACACCAACTTTAGTAGCGAGATTAATGGGTTTGGATATTCTTCCACAATCCACCTCCAGTCCTTATTCTTCAATCACACCCAAAAGTGCTTATTATTCAAAAACGaccacaaaattaaaaagtggGTCTCGTTCTTTGCCAGAAACTCCAAGATCATCTTGTGAAAGGAAATCAAATGTGGATAATTATCACCACCGTTTCTCACTTCAAATCCCCAATAATTATGACAATAAAGAGAACAATGCAAATCCAAATCCAAATCCAAGTAGTACTACTCCAACCCATTACGCTAAAGAGATGGTAAAGCAAATGAAAGAAAGTGTGAGTAGAAGAAAAGAAGCTGCTCTCATCGATATCACCAATCttaataacaataatacaaGAAGAGATCAAGATATGATCATTAATTACCAAACCAAACCCAAAAGCCAAACAAGACAGAGAGTAGTGTTGGAGCCAAAAGTTGAAGCCAATAAAGAAGCTGCGAATTTGCAGAAGACGATGAAGGTGAAGAAGCAGAAGGGTGTGAAGACGACGACAACGACAACAACAAAGATGGTGGTGTCGAAGAAGGGTAATAAGAAAGAGGAAGCATTTGTGGTTTCATCAAGAATCACAAAAGCAGCCATTGATGCTCCTCTTAAGAAAACTCCATTGTCCAATGAACTTTTGAACTTCGGTTCTGTTCCCACTACCATTCTCATCAACAAACATCCTCCATTTTCCTCATCCATTAAACCAACTCAAATTCAg CCACCGTGCAAACGGAATCAAGGTACGAATCAGACAAGcgataaagaatcaaaacgCTACTTCCAATCACCTAACCACCAACAATCCCTCATCCAGTTACCACCCAAAAAAGACGGCAACAAACCCAAACCCAAACATCACATCATAACCAccgtcgccgccgccgccgccaatTGTAATGACAACCATGAGATCACGGCAGAGGTAGATTACGTCAGACAAATACTCCTCCGCCGTAGTACTACTACTTCGTCTTCAATATTCTCCTCCGTTTTCCTCGAAAACgtaaattacaaaaatgcccACAATTACAAAATTTCAATTCCCCATCGAAAATTACTGTGCCACTTGGTGGAAGAGTTATTGAAGCCATATCTCGAACTTCGGCCATACCGGCAGGGAGCGTGGGGAGGGGAGCGGTGGCCGGAGGTGGCGGAGAAATTGTGTGAGAAAGTGAGGAAAATGCCACGTGCGAAGTGTGAGGTGTTGGAGGACATAGATGGAATAATAGAAAAAGATATGGATATTGTGGGAATTGGATATGAGGaggagaaggaggaggagggtGAGGGGATAGTGAGAGAGATAGAGGAGTGGATCGTGGAGGAACTTTTGAAAGAAACGGTGCGTTTTGTTGAGACAGAGATGGCAGGATAA